A region from the Terriglobia bacterium genome encodes:
- a CDS encoding SPOR domain-containing protein → MLEGRHVIGLFVLMLLFSGVFFTLGYVMGRNQYDGQVRAAANPHGSAEAAVEGKGDAKSKNAASGEHSSAPPDATAAPYPEWEFYHAGEAGKSNDRLKPAESAPKSIAAAAKNSAPPKPAPAALKKSSMNAPLIPGGATVLQVAALTKESDALELAQTLQKKKFPAFVLTPGADKFYRVQVGPFADQKAAGAAKKGLESAGFKAIVKR, encoded by the coding sequence GTGCTGGAAGGGCGGCACGTCATCGGGCTGTTTGTGCTGATGCTGCTGTTCTCCGGTGTGTTCTTCACGCTGGGTTACGTCATGGGGCGCAACCAGTACGACGGGCAGGTGCGCGCCGCGGCAAACCCTCACGGCTCGGCAGAAGCCGCCGTGGAAGGCAAGGGTGATGCCAAGTCCAAGAACGCCGCGAGCGGCGAACATTCCTCCGCGCCTCCGGATGCAACCGCGGCGCCCTATCCGGAGTGGGAGTTCTATCACGCGGGGGAAGCCGGAAAGTCCAATGACCGGCTGAAGCCCGCGGAGAGCGCGCCGAAGAGCATTGCCGCTGCCGCGAAGAACAGCGCGCCCCCGAAGCCGGCGCCCGCGGCGCTGAAGAAGAGTTCGATGAACGCGCCGCTGATTCCCGGAGGCGCAACCGTGCTGCAGGTGGCGGCGCTGACCAAGGAGTCCGACGCGCTGGAGCTGGCGCAGACTCTGCAGAAAAAGAAGTTTCCGGCGTTTGTGCTCACGCCCGGCGCCGATAAATTCTATCGCGTGCAAGTCGGCCCGTTTGCCGACCAGAAAGCCGCCGGCGCGGCAAAGAAGGGACTGGAGAGCGCCGGCTTCAAGGCCATCGTGAAGCGCTGA
- a CDS encoding PBP1A family penicillin-binding protein, which yields MRIRLQKSFWTSAFGLTFLGLFFAAFLTGAGVFTYYSIRYSRMIDERLAGGVLQNTTQIFSSPVRLAPGQQIGPDELATYLQRVGYRSVASDGSLGQYTVQGASIDIRPSRLSYFGAGNALRVTFVGNTIRSIRPLAGGGELPSAEIEPELITNLFDSAREKRRMVRYDDLPPVLVNAILSAEDKRFFEHPGFDPVRIMGAAWADLRHKSHLQGASTLTMQVARSFFFTTERTWRRKLAETMVALKLEQRFSKKEIFELYTNEVYLGNRGSFAIHGFGEASLAYFGKDIRQLTAGEAAYLAGIIRAPNYYSSADRRPERGVQARDRVLTQMAENNYLSAEEMQAARQAPLKILRGAATGSEAAYFVDMVKDHLLEKFSETELLAQNFRVYTTLDPALQRAAGAAVDAGMKNVDELLAKRYAAWKKEQKKKGSHEPVPQAQVALVALDPRTGEIKALIGGRDYGQSQLNHALAHRQPGSAFKPFVYAAAFDNAVDGVSPIVTPATTIVDEPTTFEFDGKEYTPNNFGEKFMGTVTVRDALTNSLNVATIKVAELIGYGRVVQVARQMGLGTNIQATPAVALGAYEMTPIDVAAGYTAFATGGVRAEPEFLRSVVRADGAMVEKFTPQTHAVLDPRVAYLVTSVLQDVLNKGTGAGVRARGFTLPAAGKTGTSRDGWFAGFTSNLLCIVWIGFDDNRDLGLPGGNTAAPIWADFMIRATAMPAYRDVKEFTPPEGVASVAIDPDTLQMATPQCPVTRTEVYLAGTAPTEFCERHGGAHLFNTLPPASSLSHVFGGAPDTQQNPAGAAPPVAAVPHAPGSTGGALPPAAAVPVTSHPASTDPAAKDEKKKGPLQKLFGIFGGGKKSPDKPKREKGDSP from the coding sequence TTGCGCATCCGCTTGCAGAAAAGTTTCTGGACCTCCGCGTTCGGCCTGACCTTTCTGGGCCTGTTCTTCGCTGCATTTCTTACCGGCGCGGGCGTCTTTACCTACTACTCGATCAGGTATTCCCGGATGATCGACGAACGCCTCGCCGGCGGCGTGCTGCAGAACACCACGCAGATCTTTTCCTCCCCGGTGCGCCTCGCCCCGGGCCAGCAGATAGGTCCCGACGAGCTGGCCACCTACCTGCAACGCGTGGGCTACCGAAGCGTAGCGAGCGATGGTTCTCTCGGCCAGTACACCGTGCAGGGCGCCTCCATCGACATCCGCCCCTCGCGGCTTTCCTACTTCGGCGCGGGAAATGCCCTGCGGGTCACCTTTGTGGGCAACACCATCCGCTCGATCCGGCCGCTGGCGGGGGGCGGGGAGCTGCCCAGCGCGGAGATCGAGCCCGAGCTGATCACCAATCTGTTTGACAGCGCGCGCGAGAAACGCCGCATGGTGCGCTACGACGATCTGCCCCCGGTGCTGGTGAACGCCATCCTTTCCGCGGAGGACAAGCGCTTCTTCGAGCACCCCGGCTTCGATCCGGTGCGCATCATGGGCGCGGCTTGGGCCGACCTGCGCCACAAATCGCACCTGCAGGGCGCGAGCACGCTGACCATGCAGGTGGCGCGCAGTTTTTTCTTCACCACCGAGCGCACCTGGCGGCGCAAGCTCGCCGAGACGATGGTGGCGCTCAAGCTCGAACAGCGCTTTTCCAAGAAGGAAATCTTCGAGCTGTACACCAACGAGGTCTATCTCGGCAATCGTGGCAGCTTCGCCATCCATGGCTTCGGCGAGGCCAGCCTGGCCTATTTCGGCAAGGATATCCGCCAGCTTACTGCCGGCGAAGCCGCCTATCTCGCGGGCATCATCCGCGCCCCGAACTATTATTCCTCCGCCGACCGCCGCCCGGAGCGCGGGGTGCAGGCGCGCGACCGCGTGCTTACGCAGATGGCGGAGAACAATTACCTGAGCGCAGAAGAAATGCAGGCGGCGCGGCAGGCGCCGCTGAAGATCCTGCGCGGGGCGGCCACGGGGAGCGAGGCCGCGTATTTCGTGGACATGGTGAAGGACCACTTGCTCGAGAAATTCTCCGAGACCGAACTGCTTGCGCAGAATTTCCGCGTCTATACCACGCTGGATCCGGCGCTGCAGCGCGCCGCGGGCGCCGCCGTGGATGCGGGCATGAAAAACGTGGATGAACTGCTGGCCAAGCGCTATGCGGCCTGGAAGAAGGAGCAGAAGAAGAAGGGCAGCCACGAACCGGTGCCGCAGGCGCAAGTGGCGCTAGTGGCGCTGGACCCGCGCACCGGGGAGATCAAGGCGCTCATCGGAGGGCGCGACTACGGGCAGAGCCAGCTGAACCACGCGCTGGCGCACCGCCAGCCGGGCTCGGCGTTCAAACCCTTTGTCTACGCGGCGGCGTTCGACAACGCGGTGGACGGGGTGAGCCCCATCGTTACCCCGGCGACGACCATCGTGGACGAGCCGACGACGTTTGAATTCGACGGGAAAGAGTACACTCCCAACAATTTCGGGGAGAAATTCATGGGCACGGTCACGGTGCGCGACGCGCTGACCAATTCGCTGAACGTGGCCACCATCAAGGTAGCCGAACTGATCGGCTACGGGCGGGTGGTGCAGGTGGCGCGGCAGATGGGCCTGGGCACGAACATCCAGGCGACCCCCGCGGTGGCCCTCGGCGCTTACGAGATGACGCCTATCGATGTCGCGGCCGGTTACACGGCGTTCGCCACCGGGGGCGTGCGCGCGGAGCCGGAATTTCTGCGCAGCGTGGTACGGGCCGATGGCGCGATGGTCGAGAAATTCACGCCGCAGACGCACGCCGTGCTGGACCCGCGCGTCGCCTATCTCGTCACCAGCGTCCTGCAGGACGTGCTGAACAAAGGCACGGGCGCCGGTGTGCGCGCCCGCGGATTTACGCTGCCTGCGGCGGGGAAGACCGGGACGTCGCGCGACGGCTGGTTCGCCGGCTTCACTTCCAACCTCCTGTGCATCGTGTGGATCGGCTTCGACGACAACCGCGACCTGGGGCTTCCCGGCGGCAACACCGCCGCGCCCATCTGGGCGGACTTCATGATTCGCGCCACGGCCATGCCCGCGTATCGCGATGTCAAGGAATTCACCCCGCCCGAGGGGGTCGCCAGCGTGGCCATCGACCCGGACACGCTGCAGATGGCCACCCCGCAGTGCCCGGTGACGCGTACCGAAGTCTATCTCGCGGGCACTGCGCCCACCGAGTTCTGCGAGCGCCACGGCGGCGCGCATCTCTTCAACACGCTGCCCCCGGCCTCTTCGCTCTCGCATGTGTTTGGCGGCGCGCCTGACACGCAACAGAATCCGGCGGGGGCTGCGCCGCCCGTTGCCGCCGTGCCCCACGCGCCAGGCAGCACTGGGGGAGCCCTGCCGCCCGCAGCCGCCGTGCCGGTTACTTCGCATCCCGCGAGCACCGACCCGGCCGCGAAGGACGAGAAGAAAAAAGGGCCACTGCAGAAGCTTTTTGGTATCTTTGGGGGTGGGAAGAAGTCTCCCGATAAGCCCAAGCGGGAGAAAGGAGATTCGCCATGA
- a CDS encoding tetratricopeptide repeat protein encodes MLPVLCCAQAAPEHRRAAAEAGPRGVFLVFPFENAGADARLDWLSEGLEELTIQRLSAAGQQVFTHEVRAAELERYGLPSSARLSRASMLRLAEDLDADYIFFGSFAVEGKNLTVEGRLLRVSPAALFPAVRESGTLDSLMELHTRAVWRLLSSSDPDFPLQFEEFSRLQRPLRLDAFEHYIRGRLAAEDEGRVRELREAVRLEPDWPDPAFALGQASFARRDCTTAISWFSRVPKTHDRYLEAVFSSGVCQLWLNQPERAEGQFLLLQDLLKNSASGELPEILNNLAVARLRSGKADAAQADLVRAAELDPDDDDYPYNLGLLALRANDFPGAAERFREAAGREPDDDEARALLIYALERGGQKAEADVERAASLSGGEPLPAVRPELLPRLDRVKTELDTTELRQEIETAEAAAPAAPASVPAAGPGKASGPAGRLRAGRQQLAAGRLPEAEGEFRAALAADPHDAGAHRGLAEIARRQGRLEDAAEEYRAALKSRDSATVRTALARIYLEQKKTEQARQELEKALKLAPNYTEAKQLLQRLDAGKPGAGR; translated from the coding sequence TTGCTCCCTGTTCTGTGCTGCGCGCAGGCCGCCCCGGAGCACCGGCGCGCCGCGGCAGAGGCCGGGCCGCGCGGAGTCTTTCTCGTTTTTCCGTTTGAAAATGCGGGTGCGGATGCGCGCCTGGACTGGCTGAGCGAAGGGCTGGAGGAACTGACCATCCAACGGCTGTCCGCGGCGGGCCAGCAGGTGTTTACGCACGAGGTGCGCGCGGCGGAGCTGGAGCGCTATGGACTGCCGTCTTCGGCGCGGCTGAGCCGGGCCAGCATGCTGCGGCTGGCGGAAGACCTGGATGCCGATTACATTTTCTTCGGGAGTTTCGCCGTGGAGGGAAAAAATCTGACCGTGGAGGGCCGGCTGCTGCGCGTCAGTCCGGCGGCGCTTTTCCCGGCGGTGCGCGAATCCGGCACACTGGATTCGCTGATGGAGCTGCACACGCGCGCGGTGTGGCGGCTGCTCTCCTCCAGCGATCCGGATTTTCCGCTCCAGTTCGAAGAGTTTTCGCGGCTGCAGCGGCCCCTGCGACTGGACGCCTTTGAGCACTACATCCGCGGGCGCCTGGCCGCCGAGGACGAGGGGCGCGTGCGCGAACTGCGCGAGGCCGTGCGCCTGGAGCCCGACTGGCCCGACCCGGCCTTCGCGCTCGGCCAGGCGTCGTTCGCGCGGCGCGATTGCACCACGGCCATCAGCTGGTTCAGCCGGGTGCCGAAGACGCATGACCGGTACCTCGAAGCGGTTTTTTCCTCCGGGGTGTGCCAGCTGTGGCTCAATCAGCCGGAGCGCGCCGAAGGGCAGTTCCTTTTGTTGCAAGATCTGCTGAAGAATAGCGCGAGCGGCGAGCTGCCGGAGATTCTGAACAATCTCGCCGTGGCCCGCCTGCGCAGCGGGAAAGCGGATGCGGCGCAGGCCGATCTGGTGCGCGCGGCGGAGCTCGATCCTGACGACGACGATTACCCCTACAATCTCGGATTGCTGGCGTTGCGCGCGAATGATTTTCCGGGCGCGGCGGAGCGTTTCCGCGAGGCGGCGGGACGCGAACCCGACGACGACGAAGCGCGGGCGCTCCTGATCTACGCGCTGGAACGCGGCGGACAGAAGGCCGAGGCCGACGTGGAGCGCGCCGCCAGCCTTTCCGGCGGGGAGCCCCTGCCGGCGGTGCGCCCCGAATTGCTGCCGCGGCTCGACCGCGTCAAGACGGAACTGGACACCACGGAGCTGCGCCAGGAGATTGAGACGGCGGAAGCCGCCGCTCCGGCGGCGCCTGCGTCCGTGCCTGCAGCGGGGCCAGGGAAGGCCAGCGGGCCAGCGGGGCGCCTCCGCGCCGGGCGCCAGCAGCTTGCCGCCGGGCGTCTGCCGGAGGCCGAGGGGGAATTTCGCGCGGCGCTGGCCGCGGATCCGCACGATGCGGGGGCGCACCGCGGCCTCGCGGAGATCGCCCGCCGGCAGGGACGGCTGGAAGATGCCGCGGAGGAGTACCGGGCCGCGCTGAAGTCCCGCGATTCGGCGACCGTGCGCACGGCGCTGGCGCGGATCTATCTGGAACAGAAGAAGACGGAACAGGCCCGCCAGGAGCTGGAGAAGGCGCTGAAGCTCGCGCCGAATTACACCGAAGCCAAGCAACTGCTGCAGCGGCTGGATGCGGGCAAGCCGGGAGCCGGACGATGA
- the lnt gene encoding apolipoprotein N-acyltransferase — protein sequence MAPRRGLFRFPPPTNEKTIVCLRLIAGAACGALLSLSCTGWYLGIFAWMALALLLLTLRGARGGVAFASGFLYSFVFVVASIPWIATVLVAHGGMSRVAGIGVLLLIAAVFGTLTGGFAWCVQRIARRSWTLACAAAPFLWVAMEFGQARMPDIGFPWNLLGYAAAENLALAQLTTLTGIYGLSFVVAAFNALLAWTIAGGGRKHAGYLLGASAMIVVVMWIGPGLVPEQRPAHYARAVQLNFPELEQYPQDWFGANAAALAEIESLSLAPSPHSPDLLIWPEAPAPFSFQDAQFARRASSLAIRFGHPFLAGAIEWKATGGEARGGFAPYNSAILVDAQGQRVFSYDKMHLVPFGEYEPFPLIHQVVRAVSEEVGGFRAGRRVAVGRLPGGERFGVFICYEAIFPGEIRRFAANGAQLFVNISNDGWFGRSAAPKQHLRMARIRAVENRRWLLRVTNNGYTVSVDPYGRVIAGPPADVRQAADLPYDFRTGMTVYARFGDWFAWLCVLISAILLAKVFRAGKAGSA from the coding sequence ATGGCGCCGCGGCGCGGGCTCTTCCGGTTTCCTCCCCCAACGAACGAAAAGACGATTGTCTGTCTGCGGCTTATTGCCGGCGCGGCTTGCGGCGCCCTGTTGTCCCTCTCCTGCACCGGGTGGTATCTCGGCATCTTTGCGTGGATGGCGCTGGCGCTGCTGCTGCTGACGCTGCGGGGCGCGCGGGGAGGCGTGGCTTTCGCGAGCGGCTTTCTCTACAGCTTCGTGTTCGTAGTGGCTTCGATTCCGTGGATCGCCACGGTGCTGGTGGCGCATGGCGGGATGTCGCGGGTGGCGGGAATCGGCGTGCTGCTGCTCATCGCCGCGGTGTTCGGCACCCTGACGGGCGGCTTTGCCTGGTGCGTGCAACGCATAGCGCGGCGGAGTTGGACGCTGGCCTGCGCGGCCGCGCCGTTCCTGTGGGTGGCCATGGAATTCGGGCAGGCGCGCATGCCGGACATCGGCTTTCCGTGGAATCTGCTCGGTTATGCGGCGGCGGAGAATCTCGCGCTCGCGCAATTGACCACGCTGACGGGGATCTACGGGCTGTCGTTTGTGGTGGCGGCGTTTAACGCGCTGCTGGCCTGGACCATTGCGGGAGGAGGGCGGAAGCACGCCGGGTATCTGCTGGGCGCGAGTGCGATGATCGTTGTGGTGATGTGGATCGGGCCGGGTCTTGTGCCGGAACAACGGCCCGCGCATTATGCGCGCGCGGTGCAGCTCAATTTCCCAGAGCTGGAGCAGTATCCGCAGGACTGGTTCGGAGCCAACGCCGCGGCACTCGCGGAGATCGAGAGTTTGAGCCTCGCGCCGTCGCCGCATTCGCCGGATCTGCTGATCTGGCCGGAAGCGCCGGCGCCGTTTTCGTTTCAGGATGCGCAGTTTGCCAGGCGGGCTTCGAGCCTGGCCATCCGCTTCGGGCATCCGTTTCTGGCGGGGGCGATCGAGTGGAAGGCGACGGGCGGGGAAGCGCGCGGCGGGTTCGCGCCGTACAACAGCGCGATCCTGGTGGACGCGCAGGGCCAGCGGGTTTTTTCCTACGACAAGATGCATCTCGTGCCCTTCGGGGAATACGAACCGTTTCCGCTGATTCACCAGGTGGTGCGCGCGGTTTCGGAGGAGGTCGGCGGATTCCGTGCCGGCAGGAGGGTGGCGGTGGGGCGGCTTCCCGGCGGCGAGCGCTTCGGCGTGTTTATCTGCTACGAGGCGATCTTCCCGGGAGAGATCCGGCGCTTCGCGGCGAATGGCGCGCAGCTTTTCGTGAATATTTCGAATGACGGCTGGTTCGGGCGCTCCGCAGCGCCGAAACAGCATCTGCGGATGGCGCGGATACGCGCGGTGGAGAACCGCCGCTGGCTGCTACGCGTGACCAATAACGGCTACACGGTGTCGGTGGATCCCTATGGACGCGTGATCGCCGGGCCGCCGGCGGATGTACGCCAGGCCGCCGATCTGCCGTACGATTTTCGCACGGGGATGACCGTGTATGCGCGGTTCGGCGACTGGTTCGCCTGGCTCTGCGTGCTCATTTCGGCTATTCTGCTAGCAAAGGTGTTCCGCGCCGGTAAGGCAGGCTCGGCGTAA
- the prfB gene encoding peptide chain release factor 2 (programmed frameshift), which yields MLEDLEYRFGPLQERIQLVRSYLDPAQHRERLKTLEARMSKPDFWDDQEAAQGVLRERKRSEDQVAADEKLTRFTGDVETYIHLAKEEMNAAQREELLKELARELDAAESYVAELETRTLLSGENDHLNAIMTIKPGAGGTESQDWAEILLRMYLRWTERKGFRAAVLDESPGEEAGIKSATVRIEGENAYGLLIGESGVHRLVRISPFDQAARRHTSFASVFVIPEIDDRIEVNIRPEDLRVDTYRAGGKGGQNVNKVETAIRITHLPTNVVVQCQAERSQHKNRELAMKMLRSRLYELELEKRQAATDKLDETKLEISFGSQIRSYVLQPYRLIKDNRTKFEMGDVDRVLDGDLDPFIRSYLLAKKKKGKLEVQVEDDSDAA from the exons ATTCTGGAAGACCTCGAATACCGATTTGGACCTCTGCAGGAGCGCATCCAGCTCGTCCGGAGCTATCTT GACCCCGCGCAGCATCGCGAGCGCCTGAAGACGCTGGAAGCGCGCATGAGCAAACCGGACTTCTGGGACGATCAGGAAGCGGCGCAAGGCGTGCTGCGCGAGCGCAAGCGCTCGGAAGACCAGGTCGCGGCGGATGAAAAGCTGACGCGATTCACCGGCGACGTCGAAACGTATATCCATCTGGCCAAAGAGGAGATGAATGCGGCGCAGCGCGAGGAGCTGCTGAAAGAGCTGGCGCGCGAGCTAGACGCCGCGGAGAGCTACGTGGCCGAACTGGAAACGCGCACGCTGCTCTCCGGGGAGAACGACCACCTCAACGCCATTATGACCATCAAACCCGGCGCGGGCGGCACGGAATCACAGGACTGGGCGGAAATCCTGCTGCGCATGTATCTGCGCTGGACGGAGCGCAAGGGCTTCCGCGCCGCCGTTCTCGACGAGTCACCGGGCGAAGAAGCGGGGATCAAATCGGCCACGGTGCGCATCGAAGGGGAAAACGCCTACGGACTGCTGATCGGGGAGAGCGGGGTGCACCGGTTGGTGCGCATTTCGCCGTTCGACCAGGCGGCGCGGCGGCATACCTCGTTTGCCTCGGTCTTCGTGATCCCGGAGATTGACGACCGCATCGAAGTGAACATCCGCCCCGAGGATCTGCGCGTGGACACCTATCGCGCCGGGGGCAAGGGCGGGCAGAACGTGAACAAGGTGGAGACGGCCATCCGCATCACGCATCTGCCGACCAACGTGGTGGTGCAGTGCCAGGCGGAGCGCAGCCAGCACAAGAACCGTGAACTGGCGATGAAGATGCTGCGCTCGCGGCTCTACGAACTGGAGCTGGAAAAGCGCCAGGCGGCGACCGACAAGCTGGACGAGACGAAGCTGGAGATCAGCTTCGGCAGCCAGATCCGCTCTTACGTCCTGCAGCCCTACCGCCTGATCAAGGACAATCGCACGAAGTTCGAAATGGGCGACGTGGACCGCGTGCTGGATGGCGACCTGGATCCCTTCATCCGCAGCTACCTGCTGGCCAAGAAGAAGAAGGGCAAGCTGGAGGTTCAGGTCGAAGACGACAGTGACGCGGCGTGA
- a CDS encoding tetratricopeptide repeat protein, with amino-acid sequence MIHRTLAIPLPAVILVLGLCQAGQAQTAPQETPTPPSAAQTTLAPALSAEQLADLHMARKEFREAAAAFQQLVDQSPHNAVYLNKLGIAYHQMGQVGLALKCYKSAVKANPSYADAHNNIGTVWYQRKKYGKAIKAYQKAIAVRPEMAVLHSNLGYAYFSEKKYEEAIRAFRDALALDPQFFEQMSSRNASVLQDRSVEDRGRFYFLLAKSFAQSGNVERCLHYLRKARDEGYTSFATVKTDPAFAAVRATPEVQDLLAPRPPETAQP; translated from the coding sequence ATGATTCACCGCACGCTGGCGATTCCGCTGCCTGCGGTCATCCTGGTCCTCGGTCTTTGCCAGGCAGGGCAAGCGCAGACCGCTCCGCAAGAAACGCCCACACCTCCTTCCGCAGCGCAAACTACCCTCGCGCCAGCCCTTTCTGCAGAACAGCTTGCCGATCTCCACATGGCCCGCAAGGAATTCCGGGAAGCGGCCGCGGCCTTCCAGCAGCTCGTGGACCAATCTCCGCACAACGCCGTGTATCTGAACAAGCTGGGGATCGCCTATCACCAGATGGGGCAGGTGGGCCTGGCCCTGAAGTGCTATAAGAGTGCGGTGAAGGCCAACCCTTCCTATGCCGATGCGCACAACAACATCGGCACCGTCTGGTATCAGCGCAAGAAATATGGCAAAGCCATCAAGGCTTACCAGAAGGCCATCGCGGTGCGCCCGGAGATGGCCGTGCTGCACAGCAATCTTGGGTACGCCTATTTCTCGGAAAAGAAATACGAAGAGGCGATCCGGGCGTTCCGCGACGCGCTGGCCCTGGATCCGCAGTTCTTCGAGCAAATGTCCTCGCGCAACGCCTCGGTCCTGCAGGACCGTTCGGTAGAGGATCGCGGGCGTTTTTATTTCCTGCTGGCGAAGTCGTTTGCGCAGAGCGGCAACGTGGAACGCTGCCTGCACTACCTGCGCAAAGCGCGTGACGAGGGTTACACCTCGTTCGCGACCGTGAAGACGGACCCGGCCTTTGCGGCGGTCCGCGCCACTCCCGAGGTGCAGGATCTGCTCGCGCCGCGACCGCCGGAAACCGCGCAACCCTAA
- a CDS encoding slipin family protein has translation MEIGFLFTVVIVVFVLAWFWNSIYIIKEWERGAVLRLGRMIPEAKGAGLRIVFWPIETLYRIPLRVVTLDVPPQDIITRDNVSVKVNAVCYFRVVDANLALSQVESYQYATSQLAQTTLRSVVGQFELDEILSQREKVNAKLQVILDQDTEAWGIKVSKVEVKQVDIPESMQRAIARQAEAERERRAKIIHAEGEFEASQKLADAARVLETQATAIQLRYLQTLTEIGVEKNTTIVFPLPIDIINKWVQTLGGK, from the coding sequence ATGGAAATCGGATTTCTCTTCACCGTGGTGATCGTGGTGTTCGTGCTGGCGTGGTTCTGGAACTCGATCTATATCATCAAGGAGTGGGAACGCGGCGCGGTTCTGCGCCTCGGGCGCATGATCCCGGAGGCGAAGGGCGCGGGCCTGCGCATCGTCTTCTGGCCGATCGAGACGCTCTACCGCATTCCCCTGCGCGTGGTAACCCTGGACGTGCCGCCGCAGGACATCATCACGCGCGACAACGTGTCCGTGAAGGTCAACGCGGTTTGCTACTTCCGCGTGGTGGACGCGAATCTTGCGCTCTCGCAGGTCGAGAGCTATCAATATGCGACTTCGCAGCTGGCGCAGACGACGCTGCGCAGCGTGGTCGGCCAGTTCGAGCTGGATGAGATTCTTTCGCAGCGCGAAAAAGTGAATGCGAAACTCCAGGTGATTCTGGACCAGGACACCGAGGCTTGGGGCATCAAGGTCAGCAAGGTCGAGGTGAAGCAGGTGGATATCCCGGAGAGCATGCAGCGGGCCATCGCGCGGCAGGCGGAAGCCGAGCGCGAGCGCCGCGCCAAGATCATCCACGCCGAGGGCGAATTCGAAGCCTCGCAAAAGCTCGCCGACGCGGCACGCGTTCTGGAAACACAGGCCACGGCGATCCAGTTGCGGTATCTGCAGACGCTGACGGAGATTGGTGTCGAAAAGAACACAACGATTGTATTTCCGCTGCCCATCGATATTATTAACAAGTGGGTACAGACTTTAGGGGGGAAGTAA
- a CDS encoding nodulation protein NfeD, translated as MRKFLQRSSARACGSFCAAALAVFVLALALLPAAPGINPLRAQAAPGGATVLEMQIDREIEPVLATYVKEGLQDAAQRHAALVLITMDTPGGLSDAMREINTQIFSSPVPVAVYVSPAGARGASAGFFVLLAADVAAMAPGTHAGSASPLLAIGALPVQIDDTLKRKIMSDATAYLRSYAGQRGRNTVLAETAITEAKAFTEKEALEGKLIDLIASSPEDLLRQLNGREITRFDGTKVRLELAQPVITRFELSARQRFLARIVEPDVFFILLIFGVLGLYAEFTHPGLIAPGVIGGICLVLALYAMHLLPVNAAGVFLILLALALFILEAKFTSHGILAAGGIVAMLLGAVFLIRSPLTGGGVSLAIALAVTLPFAVLTIVLMRLVLRSRGWKQSVGREEMIGLTGSVVTAIPGGGAGAAREGMVRVHGELWRAAAPQAVAKGASVRIVSVDGLTVHVEPAETKPA; from the coding sequence ATGAGAAAATTTCTGCAAAGAAGCAGCGCACGGGCGTGCGGCAGTTTTTGCGCCGCGGCGCTGGCGGTTTTCGTTCTCGCGCTGGCGCTGCTGCCGGCCGCGCCGGGGATAAATCCGCTGCGCGCGCAAGCCGCGCCGGGCGGGGCCACGGTGCTGGAGATGCAGATCGACCGCGAGATCGAGCCGGTTCTGGCGACGTATGTGAAGGAAGGGTTGCAGGACGCGGCGCAGCGGCACGCGGCGCTGGTGCTGATCACCATGGATACGCCGGGAGGGCTGAGCGACGCGATGCGCGAGATCAATACGCAGATTTTTTCTTCGCCGGTGCCGGTGGCGGTGTATGTCTCCCCGGCGGGCGCGCGCGGAGCCTCCGCCGGGTTCTTCGTTCTGCTCGCGGCGGACGTCGCGGCCATGGCGCCGGGCACGCATGCGGGTTCCGCGTCGCCGCTGCTGGCCATCGGGGCGCTTCCGGTGCAGATCGACGATACGCTCAAGCGCAAAATCATGAGCGACGCCACGGCGTATTTGCGCAGCTACGCCGGGCAGCGCGGGCGCAACACCGTGCTGGCCGAGACGGCCATTACCGAGGCCAAAGCGTTCACCGAGAAAGAGGCGCTGGAGGGCAAGCTGATCGATCTAATCGCCAGCTCGCCCGAGGATCTGCTGCGCCAGCTGAACGGGCGGGAGATCACGCGCTTCGATGGGACGAAGGTCCGGCTGGAGCTGGCGCAGCCGGTGATCACGCGCTTCGAGCTTTCGGCGCGGCAGCGCTTTCTGGCGCGCATCGTCGAACCGGACGTGTTCTTTATCCTGCTGATCTTCGGCGTGCTCGGGCTGTATGCGGAGTTTACGCACCCGGGGCTGATTGCGCCGGGGGTGATCGGGGGGATCTGCCTGGTGCTGGCGCTGTACGCCATGCACCTTCTGCCGGTGAACGCCGCGGGAGTATTTCTGATTCTGCTGGCGCTGGCGCTGTTCATTCTGGAAGCGAAATTCACGAGCCACGGGATTCTGGCGGCGGGCGGCATCGTGGCTATGCTGCTGGGCGCCGTTTTTCTGATCCGCTCGCCGCTCACCGGCGGCGGGGTGAGCCTGGCGATCGCGCTGGCGGTGACCCTGCCATTCGCGGTACTGACGATCGTGCTGATGCGGCTGGTGCTGCGCTCGCGGGGGTGGAAGCAATCGGTCGGCCGGGAAGAAATGATCGGGCTCACCGGAAGCGTGGTGACGGCCATCCCCGGGGGCGGTGCAGGAGCCGCGCGCGAGGGCATGGTGCGGGTGCACGGCGAGCTGTGGCGCGCGGCAGCGCCGCAGGCGGTGGCCAAGGGCGCAAGCGTGCGCATCGTAAGCGTGGACGGGTTGACCGTGCATGTTGAGCCGGCAGAAACCAAACCGGCGTAG